In a single window of the Biomphalaria glabrata chromosome 13, xgBioGlab47.1, whole genome shotgun sequence genome:
- the LOC106062803 gene encoding uncharacterized protein LOC106062803 — translation MAFFLRLALWASLAFWSTSELVIDVQPNVILPEITPQLVINCSITNNQVQQIEVIKCLTLSRYNETIKEFDDLFVLNSSTLDLKQLQQFKFSQISFGNLYITLTLNNPSHFDAKVYRCNATGDNAEGTNISLFAKMAVEYETSSTAFIEEIRRLKQDKNNCQSSLRSQKSRLQFDGSSEIIRELIEPLTLNCSFKFLNDDNQETSTLQSFFILHETKGVIAYINKGQPVVTSMKEVKSKNVKGEIYQNKLKDSYLQVTWTELKLSDSGKYVCEAHVQYLEGRSEKFNEMLTITVQSPTFNDLVNVIQKLITQVDEDKDIRTQAMKIMRVGLERNFTSLTEIVNTNAQNIKNMRFTMNTNITSIKEDMDTTPQNIMSIIVDTNNTITMLKKDLDTNAGNIKILREDIDGNIIKLKEDLNTNKQLQINLQENLKMEVANISTNLTELKNQMDEVKKILQLYFVPPTTCRNVTSTKARAIVTLSSGLKVMCDTKTDGGGWIIFQRRINGKVDFYRGWKEYRDGFGDYNIGEFYLGNENIFNLTSTGKYDLRIDLEYNNKSYFAQYEDFKVLNETENYKLQIGNYSGNAGDSLRRQNNMFFSTLDRENDIDNIDHCAQRYLGAWWYKDCHVSNLNGQWGNTSFGKGMNWYGLTQWYDSVTFSEMKIRERE, via the exons ATGGCCTTCTTTCTACGTCTGGCTCTGTGGGCGTCTTTAGCTTTCTGGTCAACTTCAG AACTTGTTATTGATGTCCAGCCAAACGTCATTTTACCAGAGATAACACCCCAACTTGTGATCAACTGTTCTATAACCAATAATCAAGTTCAACAGATTGAAGTTATCAAATGTCTAACTCTTTCTCGTTATAATGAAACTATCAAAGAATTTGAcgatctttttgttttaaattcttcAACACTAGATCTCAAACAACTTCAGCAATTTAAATTTTCACAAATCAGTTTTGGAAATCTGTATATAACTTTAACTCTAAATAATCCATCTCATTTTGATGCTAAAGTCTATAGATGTAATGCCACTGGAGACAATGCAGAAGGGACGaatatttctttgtttgctaaGATGGCAGtagaatatgagacaagctcgaCCGCTTTCATTGAAGAGATACGACGTTTGAAACAAGACAAGAACAACTGTCAAAGTTCTTTAAGAAGCCAAA AATCGAGACTTCAATTTGATGGAAGTTCTGAAATTATTCGAGAACTAATTGAACCTTTGACATTAAACTGTTCATTTAAG TTTTTAAATGATGATAATCAAGAAACATCAACACTACAATCTTTTTTCATTCTACACG AGACCAAAGGTGTCATTGCATATATAAACAAAGGTCAACCTGTCGTAACCTCGATGAAAGAAGTCAAGTCTAAAAATGTTAAAGGTGAAATCtatcaaaataaactaaaagaTTCCTATCTTCAAGTCACATGGACCGAACTAAAATTGTCCGACTCAGGAAAATATGTTTGTGAAGCTCATGTTCAATATTTAGAAGGAAGATCTGAGAAGTTCAATGAAATGCTGACTATTACAGTTCAAAGTCCAACATTTAATGACTTGGTGAATGTAATACAGAAATTAATAACACAAGTTGATGAAGACAAGGATATCAGAACACAAGCTATGAAGATAATGAGAGTAGGTctggaaagaaattttacaagCCTTACAGAAATCGTCAATACAAATGcacaaaatatcaaaaacatGAGATTCACTATGAATACAAATATTACAAGCATAAAAGAAGACATGGATACTACACCTCAAAATATTATGAGCATAATAGTAGATACAAATAACACTATTACAATGCTTAAAAAAGACCTGGATACTAATGCAGGAAATATTAAAATCTTGAGAGAAGATATAGATGGGAATATTATTAAGCTTAAAGAAGatttaaatacaaacaaacaattacaAATTAATTTGCAAGAGAATCTCAAAATGGAGGTGGCAAATATTTCTACCAATCTAACCGAGCTGAAGAACCAAATGGATGAAG taaaaaaaatacttcagttATACTTTGTGCCACCCACAACATGTCGTAATGTCACCAGTACTAAAGCCCGTGCCATTGTGACGTTATCTTCCGGGTTAAAGGTCATGTGTGACACCAAGACAGATGGTGGTGGATGGATCATCTTTCAGAGAAGAATCAACGGAAAAGTAGATTTCTATAGAGGCTGGAAGGAGTATCGTGACGGCTTTGGAGATTACAACATTGGGGAATTTTATCTgggaaatgaaaatatttttaatttaacttcTACAGGAAAATATGATTTAagaatagatttagaatataacaaCAAGTCGTACTTTGCACAGTACGAAGACTTTAAAGTATTGAATGAGACTGAGAACTATAAACTACAGATAGGAAACTATTCAGGAAACGCTGGTGATAGTTTAAGACGTCAAAACAACATGTTCTTTAGTACTCTAGATAGGGAGAATGACATTGACAATATTGATCACTGTGCACAAAGATATTTAGGTGCTTGGTGGTACAAGGATTGTCATGTTTCTAATCTAAATGGTCAATGGGGAAATACATCATTTGGGAAGGGAATGAACTGGTACGGTCTAACGCAATGGTATGACAGTGTTACCTTTAGTGAGatgaaaataagagaaagagaataa
- the LOC129922558 gene encoding low affinity immunoglobulin epsilon Fc receptor-like encodes MTCQHFLYDSVKKCCLRGADLSSSGIKPASGQHLYSQSTKYCDVALGYNSTIMRTFGLCLKIFFSATDFSLANVSCSTIQGRLVMVKSNATKESLATIMQDMNMDRAWVGIDDIQSEGTYVWSDGSVLTPEEKTVYLAGQPDDLYNNQDCTVIKKYFRALDDTFCTNNEMYFCEYIN; translated from the coding sequence ATGACGTGTCAACATTTTCTCTACGACAGCGTGAAGAAATGTTGTCTCAGGGGAGCTGATTTAAGCTCTTCTGGGATCAAACCTGCTTCCGGTCAACACTTGTACTCGCAAAGCACCAAGTACTGCGACGTGGCTCTTGGCTACAACTCGACCATCATGCGAACGTTCGGACTTTGTCTGAAAATCTTCTTCTCAGCTACAGACTTCAGTTTAGCCAATGTGTCCTGCAGCACCATACAAGGTCGACTGGTGATGGTCAAATCAAACGCCACAAAGGAATCTCTTGCAACGATAATGCAGGACATGAACATGGATAGAGCCTGGGTAGGAATAGACGATATACAGTCAGAGGGAACGTACGTCTGGTCAGACGGTTCAGTGTTGACACCAGAAGAGAAGACTGTGTATTTAGCTGGACAACCAGACGATCTGTACAACAACCAAGACTGCACTGTTATCAAGAAATACTTCAGAGCGTTAGATGATACATTCTGTACGAACAATGAAATGTATTTCTGTgaatacattaattaa
- the LOC106080130 gene encoding brevican core protein-like: MDLSLLAVAILVLITMNSWFQEVGVYCVNNQNFYQVKLKTLGISSYYNDTSCRSMLECSLHCLSRNLTCQHFLYDNVKKICLCGAELRSTGVKPSSGQRLYSQSTKYCDLALGYNSTIMRTFGLCLKIVNNYTNYTSANKSCSTMQGHLVMVKSNATKESLLTIMQDMNIESAWVRIDDIQSEGKYVWSDGSLLTTEEMIVYIPRQPDNFNNSQDCTVIMKQYRGLDDVVCTNREMYLCEYNN, from the coding sequence ATGGATCTGAGCCTTTTAGCGGTAGCTATACTAGTGCTCATTACAATGAACTCCTGGTTCCAAGAGGTTGGAGTTTATTGTGTGAATAATCAGAATTTCTACCAAGTCAAATTAAAGACGCTAGGGATTTCTTCTTATTACAATGACACTTCCTGTCGGtctatgttggagtgttcattaCATTGTCTTTCACGCAACTTAACTTGTCAACATTTTCTCTACGACAACGTAAAGAAAATTTGTCTTTGTGGGGCTGAACTTAGATCTACTGGGGTCAAACCTTCTTCGGGTCAACGTCTGTACTCGCAAAGCACCAAGTACTGCGACCTGGCTCTTGGCTACAACTCGACCATCATGCGAACATTCGGACTTTGTCTGAAAATCGTCAACAATTATACAAACTATACTTCAGCTAATAAGTCCTGCAGCACCATGCAAGGTCATCTTGTGATGGTCAAATCAAACGCCACAAAGGAATCTCTTCTGACGATAATGCAGGACATGAACATTGAAAGCGCCTGGGTAAGAATAGACGATATACAGTCAGAGGGCAAGTACGTCTGGTCAGATGGTTCACTGTTGACAACAGAAGAAATGATTGTGTATATACCTAGACAACCAGACAATTTTAACAATAGCCAAGACTGCACCGTTATTATGAAACAATACAGAGGATTAGATGATGTTGTCTGTACGAACAGAGAAATGTATTTGTGTGAATATAATAATTAG